From a single Thermotoga sp. genomic region:
- a CDS encoding thioredoxin fold domain-containing protein: NPTCYYCNLFKKEVLPKKDFQEILAPNFVLAEIYATDEKTTLFAEEVLKEPPLSYRELFQGFGVRGTPTFFFFKGKDGLGYLPGFVKKDTFIKILKYVAQELKEDFQSYI; this comes from the coding sequence AACCCAACCTGTTATTACTGCAACCTGTTCAAAAAAGAAGTACTTCCGAAAAAAGATTTCCAGGAGATCCTCGCACCGAACTTCGTCCTGGCGGAAATCTACGCCACCGATGAGAAGACAACGCTCTTTGCAGAAGAAGTTTTAAAAGAACCTCCTCTTTCCTACAGAGAGCTCTTTCAGGGGTTTGGGGTAAGGGGAACACCCACCTTCTTTTTCTTCAAAGGAAAAGATGGCCTTGGCTATCTTCCCGGCTTTGTGAAAAAAGACACTTTTATAAAGATACTGAAATACGTCGCTCAGGAGTTGAAAGAAGATTTCCAGTCTTACATATAA